Proteins from a single region of Heterodontus francisci isolate sHetFra1 chromosome 27, sHetFra1.hap1, whole genome shotgun sequence:
- the LOC137385032 gene encoding carboxypeptidase A1-like, with protein MRIPLLLSVFLVAVYSQKTFVGDQVLRITVSNEEQLSLVRSLEELEHLNIDFWTEPGSPLLPIDIQVPGEHVQSVKAFLEFSGVGYSIMVEDLQALLDEEKREMMLSQQKERSSQKFNYASYHTLEEIYAWMDTFVASNSGLVSKLQIGTTYEDRPIYVLRFSSGGVNRPAIWVNFGIHAREWISPAISLWLANKLVSVYGKDASVTSLLNTMDLYLEIVTNPDGYRYTHTHNRVWRKTRSNHPGMQCTGVDPNRNFDANFGGPGASGNSCSSTYCGPYVNSEKEVKAIVDFVKNHGNFKVFIDAHSYSQLLMFPYGYTTTKPKDYEELLELSRKSTTSLASVHGTVYRFGPSSTTIYQNSGSSIDWAYDYGIKYSFCFELRDTGFHGFILPADQIIPTAEETYLAMMDIFDHARQHPY; from the exons TGACCAGGTTCTTCGTATCACTGTCAGCAATGAGGAGCAGCTCTCCCTGGTGAGATCCCTCGAGGAACTAGAGCATCTGAAT ATTGATTTCTGGACAGAGCCTGGCAGCCCCTTGCTGCCCATTGACATCCAAGTCCCAGGAGAACATGTCCAATCAGTGAAAGCCTTCCTGGAGTTCAGTGGTGTTGGTTACTCAATCATGGTTGAAGATTTACAG GCACTGTTGGATGAAGAGAAGAGAGAAATGATGCTTTCTCAACAAAAGGAACGCAGCAGCCAAAAATTCAACTATGCTTCTTACCACACATTGGAGGAG ATTTACGCTTGGATGGATACATTCGTAGCTTCAAACTCTGGTTTGGTCAGCAAGCTGCAGATTGGTACCACTTATGAAGACCGCCCAATCTATGTCCTCAGG TTCAGCAGTGGTGGGGTTAACCGACCTGCCATCTGGGTTAATTTTGGTATCCATGCCCGTGAATGGATTAGTCCCGCGATTTCCCTCTGGCTTGCAAATAAG CTTGTCAGTGTATATGGCAAGGATGCCTCTGTGACTTCACTGCTGAATACGATGGACCTCTACCTAGAGATTGTGACAAACCCTGATGGTTATCGTTATACCCACACTCAT AATCGCGTGTGGCGTAAGACCAGGTCTAACCATCCTGGCATGCAATGTACAGGAGTTGACCCAAACAGGAATTTTGATGCCAATTTTGGAG GACCTGGTGCCAGCGGAAATTCTTGTTCATCAACGTACTGTGGACCTTATGTTAATTCTGAGAAGGAAGTCAAAGCCATTGTTGACTTTGTCAAAAATCACGGAAATTTCAAAGTCTTCATTGATGCTCACAGCTATTCCCAGCTTTTAATGTTTCCTTATGGTTACACTACAACTAAGCCAAAAGACTACGAGGAGCTG CTTGAGCTCAGCAGGAAATCCACCACTTCTTTGGCATCAGTGCATGGAACAGTGTACAGATTTGGACCCagctccaccacaatct ATCAGAACAGTGGTTCATCCATTGACTGGGCTTATGACTATGGTATCAAGTATTCTTTCTGCTTTGAACTGCGTGACACTGGTTTCCATGGCTTCATTCTACCAGCCGATCAGATTATTCCAACAGCCGAGGAAACCTACCTGGCTATGATGGACATTTTTGACCATGCCAGACAGCATCCCTATTAA